In a single window of the Hippocampus zosterae strain Florida chromosome 6, ASM2543408v3, whole genome shotgun sequence genome:
- the LOC127602009 gene encoding uncharacterized protein LOC127602009 isoform X1, which translates to MSTIRSFLVKRLAYYDVPYDVQCTFQTSSDIGNVRRFFFGLLQRASCLHETHTERTKEGNQQRHIAMAAGLWRQVEDHPIMTLSLFECLKVVGLQHLHERFTSMGICHIAHLLALTSEDLPLLDIHTAQDKSRLFKLIHLVKILEQEGLRVGEVADDQGASHKHSALQSTHMTLPKNARADISKRLAMYNTYSTLPHPKNVAPHHHHQQHPKPRAAAKRCTDKASHPMPVYEAKRKPGYNYGLPLQPVSAKKQTHGPRIIVCVRKRPLTHAERRKGQTDVVITPSEQCVIVEEGKEAVDLTQYILQHPFYFDQVFGEDHSNEEVYKKTAYPLVQHMLDGGKATCFAFGQTGAGKTHTMMGSTPGEAGLYMLAVQDIFTHLSATRSPILVYVSFCEIYCRQLYDLLNNRKRLFVREDGNNVVHIAGLYDVRVDSVNSLLKVISQGLAARTMRVSGVNPLSSRSHALLQIQLRSPNQQIIGRMWFIDLAGSERASDTTATDWQTRMEGAEINQSLLALKECIRSLDQEQRHTPFRQSKLTQVLKDSFVGNSMTCMIANISPGNVATEHTLNTLRYADRVKELRGRGQGQECKTTPPSKRYGIGKSLPKTPKTTTPRASFAAISPTQRIPMGCPVDCSTPKSSRHGEGRSARVKLGVRLEDARDSQEKGDGRLVCDKENRGTNFSCQERPSEGSQNQKAEESREESGEDATVDKEMQQHLLHYHQQLQMFMPFSITPTSSSRRSLCSSASSAGHLAFSARPGSKDSPTVYDSGVGSSDSFGKDAPQRVDMKWLTHIQQADPAAGAAAVSFNSGENGEDSLEMDPSLDGLWTDCLMSVHKTLSGSPAVELPHQDVQFVHPISSTCELKSVVRTPQERKKPPRLLKNTQGHKHVEDKAKTSQDNALSISPLEVSTALLVQGDRINSQSLGKEKEPLMHAKNTDRQFNSQSSTFDTQMTKKYTKELTNAKDEDADLCLPNDFQSPTSAKKLAKKYTKERLTHAKNKDDKTYLRPPTSDTRLTRKCRRDHLTLAKDESEIRLPMDHYSPTSETKLDNKYTMKEQLTHANQKHREFYLQFPTSDTKVANEYIIKEHLIHAKDEDADLCVPKDPWLPFSDTELANKCNLDRLTHAKDEDTDHCLPKDRRSPTSNAGNPSGQTRGPASCAPKKAITPSSNKSETPAPNQTDRSPPEPEHACKPQHHVQMDDPAELHWKERPCNPGFSITVDHAKWRVIQAHWEKLRKMEPLLHEEQTLLCKQPHMAFVDYVDKLEEILDRNSQCLRSMRTKLRLYRMTSSFSELENKQGAHNS; encoded by the exons ATGAGCACCATCAGATCGTTTTTAGTCAAAAGGCTCGCATATTACGACGTCCCGTATGACGTCCAGTGCACTTTTCAAACATCATCGGACATCGGAAACGTGCGACGCTTTTTCTTCGGCCTTCTTCAACGTGCATCTTGTTTGCACGAAACTCACACTG AAAGAACAAAGGAGGGGAATCAGCAAAGACACATTGCCATGGCAGCG GGTCTGTGGAGACAAGTGGaagatcatccaatcatgacACTGAGCCTGTTTGAGTGCCTCAAGGTGGTGGGCCTTCAGCATCTTCATGAGCG CTTCACTTCAATGGGGATCTGCCACATAGCACATCTCTTAGCCCTCACTTCGGAGGACCTGCCCCTCCTGGACATCCACACGGCCCAAGATAAAAGCCGCCTCTTCAAGCTAATCCACCTTGTCAAAATACTGGAGCAGGAGGGGTTGAGAGTTGGAGAAGTGGCAGATGACCAGGGTGCATCCCATAAGCATTCCGCACTGCAGAGTACCCACATGACGCTACCAAAAAATGCCAGGGCAGACATTAGTAAACGATTAGCCATGTACAATACGTACTCCACGCTGCCACACCCAAAGAATGTCGCgccccaccatcaccaccagcaGCACCCAAAACCCAGAGCTGCAGCCAAGAGGTGCACGGATAAAGCAAGTCATCCAATGCCTGTTTACGAAGCCAAGAGAAAACCAGGGTACAACTACGGACTTCCTCTTCAGCCTGTTTCTGCAAAAAA GCAAACCCATGGGCCTAGGATCATCGTTTGCGTGAGGAAACGACCTCTGACACACGCAGAGAGAAGGAAGGGCCAGACGGATGTGGTGATAACTCCCAGCGAGCAGTGCGTGATTGTGGAAGAAGGCAAAGAAGCTGTGGATCTCACCCAGTACATTCTACAG CACCCGTTCTACTTTGACCAAGTTTTTGGAGAGGATCATTCTAATGAGGAAGTATATAAGAAGACGGCATATCCTCTGGTGCAGCACATGCTCGATGG GGGGAAGGCCACTTGCTTTGCATTTGGCCAGACAGGCGCGGGCAAGACTCATACCATGATGGGGTCCACTCCTGGGGAAGCGGGTTTATACATGCTGGCGGTCCAGGACATCTTTACCCACTTGTCGGCAACACGCAGCCCGATACTGGTGTACGTCAGCTTCTGTGAGATCTACTGTCGTCAGCTCTATGACCTGCTCAACAACAGGAAAAG GTTGTTTGTGAGGGAGGATGGTAACAACGTGGTGCATATTGCAGGACTTTATGACGTCAGAGTGGACTCGGTCAACTCACTGCTGAAG GTGATTTCACAAGGTTTAGCAGCACGCACAATGAGGGTTAGTGGCGTCAACCCGCTCTCGTCTCGATCTCACGCCTTGCTTCAGATTCAACTCAGATCCCCCAACCAGCAAATCATTGGCAG AATGTGGTTTATTGACTTGGCGGGAAGTGAACGAGCGTCAGATACCACAGCAACAGACTGGCAGACTCGTATGGAGGGAGCTGAGATCAACCAGAGTCTGTTGGCT CTTAAAGAATGTATCCGCTCCCTTGATCAAGAGCAGCGGCACACACCTTTCAGACAAAGCAAACTTACTCAG GTCCTGAAAGATTCATTTGTTGGCAACTCCATGACTTGCATGATTGCCAACATTTCACCCGGTAACGTTGCCACAGAGCACACTCTGAACACGCTGAGATATGCTGATCG TGTGAAGGAATTGAGGGGTCGCGGCCAAGGACAAGAATGCAAAACCACGCCACCGTCCAAACGTTATGGCATTGGGAAGAGTCTCCCTAAGACCCCAAAGACGACGACACCCAGAGCGTCTTTTGCCGCCATTTCACCTACCCAGAGGATACCCATGGGGTGTCCCGTCGACTGTTCCACGCCTAAAAGCAGCAGACATGGGGAGGGAAGATCTGCAAGAGTCAAACTTGGGGTCAGACTCGAAGACGCAAGGGACTCACAGGAAAAGGGCGATGGACGGCTCGTTTGCGACAAAGAAAACAGGGGCACCAACTTCTCGTGTCAGGAAAGGCCAAGTGAGGGAAGCCAAAACCAGAAAGCAGAAGAGTCAAGAGAAGAAAGTGGAGAAGACGCGACGGTGGACAAGGAGATGCAGCAGCACCTGCTACATTATCACCAGCAGCTCCAGATGTTCATGCCCTTCTCCATCACGCCAACTTCCTCTAGCCGCCGATCCCTCTGCTCCTCCGCATCATCCGCCGGACATCTGGCATTTTCTGCCCGTCCCGGTTCAAAAGACTCTCCGACCGTGTACGACAGCGGGGTCGGAAGCAGTGATTCGTTCGGAAAAGACGCGCCGCAAAGGGTAGATATGAAGTGGCTGACTCATATACAACAGGCTGACCCCGCGGCGGGTGCAGCGGCTGTGTCCTTCAACTCCGGAGAGAACGGAGAGGACTCGCTCGAAATGGACCCTTCGCTCGACGGGCTGTGGACGGACTGTTTAATGTCGGTCCACAAGACACTCTCTGGCTCCCCCGCTGTTGAGCTGCCACATCAGGATGTGCAGTTTGTCCATCCCATCTCCTCAACTTGTGAACTTAAGAGTGTAGTGCGAACCCCCCAGGAAAGGAAAAAGCCACCTAGACTGTTAAAAAATACTCAGGGACACAAACATGTGGAGGATAAAGCAAAAACATCACAGGATAATGCCTTGAGCATTTCCCCCCTTGAGGTCTCCACAGCCTTACTGGTTCAAGGAGATCGGATCAATAGCCAGTCACTTGGGAAAGAAAAAGAGCCACTCATGCATGCAAAGAATACAGACAGACAATTCAACTCCCAGTCTTCCACTTTTGAcactcaaatgacaaaaaagtacACAAAGGAGCTCACAAATGCAAAGGACGAGGATGCTGATTTATGTCTACCAAACGACTTCCAGTCTCCCACCTCTGCCAAGAAGTTGGCCAAAAAGTACACAAAGGAGCGGCTcacacatgcaaaaaataaagatgacaaaACTTACCTCAGGCCGCCGACTTCTGACACCAGATTGACTAGAAAGTGCAGACGGGACCATCTCACACTAGCAAAGGATGAGTCCGAAATCCGCCTCCCGATGGATCACTATTCTCCCACTTCTGAAACCAAACTGGACAATAAATACACAATGAAAGAGCAACTCACACATGCAAACCAAAAACACAGAGAATTTTACTTGCAGTTTCCTACCTCTGACACCAAAGTGGCCAACGAGTATATAATAAAGGAGCATTTAATACATGCAAAGGATGAAGATGCAGACCTCTGTGTCCCCAAAGACCCTTGGCTTCCATTTTCTGACACCGAACTGGCCAATAAGTGCAATTTAGACCGCTTGACACATGCAAAGGATGAGGACACAGACCACTGCCTACCAAAGGACCGCCGTTCCCCCACCTCTAATGCGGGTAATCCGTCAGGGCAGACACGTGGACCTGCCTCATGTGCACCAAAGAAAGCCATCACACCCTCTTCGAATAAGAGTGAAACCCCTGCACCAAATCAGACCGACCGTTCTCCACCAGAACCAGAGCACGCCTGCAAACCTCAACATCATGTCCAAATGGATGATCCTGCAGAGTTGCACTGGAAAGAAAGACCCTGCAACCCAGGGTTTTCCATAACAGTGGATCATGCAAA ATGGCGTGTCATCCAGGCCCACTGGGAGAAACTGAGGAAGATGGAGCCTTTGCTGCATGAGGAACAGACACTTCTATGCAAGCAGCCTCATATG GCATTTGTGGACTATGTGGACAAGCTGGAGGAGATCCTGGATCGCAACTCTCAGTGTCTGCGCAGCATGAGAACCAAGCTTCGCTTATATCGTATGACCAGCTCCTTTTCTGAGCTTGAGAACAAACAAGGGGCACACAATAGTTAA
- the LOC127602009 gene encoding uncharacterized protein LOC127602009 isoform X2: MTSSALFKHHRTSETCDAFSSAFFNVHLVCTKLTLGLWRQVEDHPIMTLSLFECLKVVGLQHLHERFTSMGICHIAHLLALTSEDLPLLDIHTAQDKSRLFKLIHLVKILEQEGLRVGEVADDQGASHKHSALQSTHMTLPKNARADISKRLAMYNTYSTLPHPKNVAPHHHHQQHPKPRAAAKRCTDKASHPMPVYEAKRKPGYNYGLPLQPVSAKKQTHGPRIIVCVRKRPLTHAERRKGQTDVVITPSEQCVIVEEGKEAVDLTQYILQHPFYFDQVFGEDHSNEEVYKKTAYPLVQHMLDGGKATCFAFGQTGAGKTHTMMGSTPGEAGLYMLAVQDIFTHLSATRSPILVYVSFCEIYCRQLYDLLNNRKRLFVREDGNNVVHIAGLYDVRVDSVNSLLKVISQGLAARTMRVSGVNPLSSRSHALLQIQLRSPNQQIIGRMWFIDLAGSERASDTTATDWQTRMEGAEINQSLLALKECIRSLDQEQRHTPFRQSKLTQVLKDSFVGNSMTCMIANISPGNVATEHTLNTLRYADRVKELRGRGQGQECKTTPPSKRYGIGKSLPKTPKTTTPRASFAAISPTQRIPMGCPVDCSTPKSSRHGEGRSARVKLGVRLEDARDSQEKGDGRLVCDKENRGTNFSCQERPSEGSQNQKAEESREESGEDATVDKEMQQHLLHYHQQLQMFMPFSITPTSSSRRSLCSSASSAGHLAFSARPGSKDSPTVYDSGVGSSDSFGKDAPQRVDMKWLTHIQQADPAAGAAAVSFNSGENGEDSLEMDPSLDGLWTDCLMSVHKTLSGSPAVELPHQDVQFVHPISSTCELKSVVRTPQERKKPPRLLKNTQGHKHVEDKAKTSQDNALSISPLEVSTALLVQGDRINSQSLGKEKEPLMHAKNTDRQFNSQSSTFDTQMTKKYTKELTNAKDEDADLCLPNDFQSPTSAKKLAKKYTKERLTHAKNKDDKTYLRPPTSDTRLTRKCRRDHLTLAKDESEIRLPMDHYSPTSETKLDNKYTMKEQLTHANQKHREFYLQFPTSDTKVANEYIIKEHLIHAKDEDADLCVPKDPWLPFSDTELANKCNLDRLTHAKDEDTDHCLPKDRRSPTSNAGNPSGQTRGPASCAPKKAITPSSNKSETPAPNQTDRSPPEPEHACKPQHHVQMDDPAELHWKERPCNPGFSITVDHAKWRVIQAHWEKLRKMEPLLHEEQTLLCKQPHMAFVDYVDKLEEILDRNSQCLRSMRTKLRLYRMTSSFSELENKQGAHNS, from the exons ATGACGTCCAGTGCACTTTTCAAACATCATCGGACATCGGAAACGTGCGACGCTTTTTCTTCGGCCTTCTTCAACGTGCATCTTGTTTGCACGAAACTCACACTG GGTCTGTGGAGACAAGTGGaagatcatccaatcatgacACTGAGCCTGTTTGAGTGCCTCAAGGTGGTGGGCCTTCAGCATCTTCATGAGCG CTTCACTTCAATGGGGATCTGCCACATAGCACATCTCTTAGCCCTCACTTCGGAGGACCTGCCCCTCCTGGACATCCACACGGCCCAAGATAAAAGCCGCCTCTTCAAGCTAATCCACCTTGTCAAAATACTGGAGCAGGAGGGGTTGAGAGTTGGAGAAGTGGCAGATGACCAGGGTGCATCCCATAAGCATTCCGCACTGCAGAGTACCCACATGACGCTACCAAAAAATGCCAGGGCAGACATTAGTAAACGATTAGCCATGTACAATACGTACTCCACGCTGCCACACCCAAAGAATGTCGCgccccaccatcaccaccagcaGCACCCAAAACCCAGAGCTGCAGCCAAGAGGTGCACGGATAAAGCAAGTCATCCAATGCCTGTTTACGAAGCCAAGAGAAAACCAGGGTACAACTACGGACTTCCTCTTCAGCCTGTTTCTGCAAAAAA GCAAACCCATGGGCCTAGGATCATCGTTTGCGTGAGGAAACGACCTCTGACACACGCAGAGAGAAGGAAGGGCCAGACGGATGTGGTGATAACTCCCAGCGAGCAGTGCGTGATTGTGGAAGAAGGCAAAGAAGCTGTGGATCTCACCCAGTACATTCTACAG CACCCGTTCTACTTTGACCAAGTTTTTGGAGAGGATCATTCTAATGAGGAAGTATATAAGAAGACGGCATATCCTCTGGTGCAGCACATGCTCGATGG GGGGAAGGCCACTTGCTTTGCATTTGGCCAGACAGGCGCGGGCAAGACTCATACCATGATGGGGTCCACTCCTGGGGAAGCGGGTTTATACATGCTGGCGGTCCAGGACATCTTTACCCACTTGTCGGCAACACGCAGCCCGATACTGGTGTACGTCAGCTTCTGTGAGATCTACTGTCGTCAGCTCTATGACCTGCTCAACAACAGGAAAAG GTTGTTTGTGAGGGAGGATGGTAACAACGTGGTGCATATTGCAGGACTTTATGACGTCAGAGTGGACTCGGTCAACTCACTGCTGAAG GTGATTTCACAAGGTTTAGCAGCACGCACAATGAGGGTTAGTGGCGTCAACCCGCTCTCGTCTCGATCTCACGCCTTGCTTCAGATTCAACTCAGATCCCCCAACCAGCAAATCATTGGCAG AATGTGGTTTATTGACTTGGCGGGAAGTGAACGAGCGTCAGATACCACAGCAACAGACTGGCAGACTCGTATGGAGGGAGCTGAGATCAACCAGAGTCTGTTGGCT CTTAAAGAATGTATCCGCTCCCTTGATCAAGAGCAGCGGCACACACCTTTCAGACAAAGCAAACTTACTCAG GTCCTGAAAGATTCATTTGTTGGCAACTCCATGACTTGCATGATTGCCAACATTTCACCCGGTAACGTTGCCACAGAGCACACTCTGAACACGCTGAGATATGCTGATCG TGTGAAGGAATTGAGGGGTCGCGGCCAAGGACAAGAATGCAAAACCACGCCACCGTCCAAACGTTATGGCATTGGGAAGAGTCTCCCTAAGACCCCAAAGACGACGACACCCAGAGCGTCTTTTGCCGCCATTTCACCTACCCAGAGGATACCCATGGGGTGTCCCGTCGACTGTTCCACGCCTAAAAGCAGCAGACATGGGGAGGGAAGATCTGCAAGAGTCAAACTTGGGGTCAGACTCGAAGACGCAAGGGACTCACAGGAAAAGGGCGATGGACGGCTCGTTTGCGACAAAGAAAACAGGGGCACCAACTTCTCGTGTCAGGAAAGGCCAAGTGAGGGAAGCCAAAACCAGAAAGCAGAAGAGTCAAGAGAAGAAAGTGGAGAAGACGCGACGGTGGACAAGGAGATGCAGCAGCACCTGCTACATTATCACCAGCAGCTCCAGATGTTCATGCCCTTCTCCATCACGCCAACTTCCTCTAGCCGCCGATCCCTCTGCTCCTCCGCATCATCCGCCGGACATCTGGCATTTTCTGCCCGTCCCGGTTCAAAAGACTCTCCGACCGTGTACGACAGCGGGGTCGGAAGCAGTGATTCGTTCGGAAAAGACGCGCCGCAAAGGGTAGATATGAAGTGGCTGACTCATATACAACAGGCTGACCCCGCGGCGGGTGCAGCGGCTGTGTCCTTCAACTCCGGAGAGAACGGAGAGGACTCGCTCGAAATGGACCCTTCGCTCGACGGGCTGTGGACGGACTGTTTAATGTCGGTCCACAAGACACTCTCTGGCTCCCCCGCTGTTGAGCTGCCACATCAGGATGTGCAGTTTGTCCATCCCATCTCCTCAACTTGTGAACTTAAGAGTGTAGTGCGAACCCCCCAGGAAAGGAAAAAGCCACCTAGACTGTTAAAAAATACTCAGGGACACAAACATGTGGAGGATAAAGCAAAAACATCACAGGATAATGCCTTGAGCATTTCCCCCCTTGAGGTCTCCACAGCCTTACTGGTTCAAGGAGATCGGATCAATAGCCAGTCACTTGGGAAAGAAAAAGAGCCACTCATGCATGCAAAGAATACAGACAGACAATTCAACTCCCAGTCTTCCACTTTTGAcactcaaatgacaaaaaagtacACAAAGGAGCTCACAAATGCAAAGGACGAGGATGCTGATTTATGTCTACCAAACGACTTCCAGTCTCCCACCTCTGCCAAGAAGTTGGCCAAAAAGTACACAAAGGAGCGGCTcacacatgcaaaaaataaagatgacaaaACTTACCTCAGGCCGCCGACTTCTGACACCAGATTGACTAGAAAGTGCAGACGGGACCATCTCACACTAGCAAAGGATGAGTCCGAAATCCGCCTCCCGATGGATCACTATTCTCCCACTTCTGAAACCAAACTGGACAATAAATACACAATGAAAGAGCAACTCACACATGCAAACCAAAAACACAGAGAATTTTACTTGCAGTTTCCTACCTCTGACACCAAAGTGGCCAACGAGTATATAATAAAGGAGCATTTAATACATGCAAAGGATGAAGATGCAGACCTCTGTGTCCCCAAAGACCCTTGGCTTCCATTTTCTGACACCGAACTGGCCAATAAGTGCAATTTAGACCGCTTGACACATGCAAAGGATGAGGACACAGACCACTGCCTACCAAAGGACCGCCGTTCCCCCACCTCTAATGCGGGTAATCCGTCAGGGCAGACACGTGGACCTGCCTCATGTGCACCAAAGAAAGCCATCACACCCTCTTCGAATAAGAGTGAAACCCCTGCACCAAATCAGACCGACCGTTCTCCACCAGAACCAGAGCACGCCTGCAAACCTCAACATCATGTCCAAATGGATGATCCTGCAGAGTTGCACTGGAAAGAAAGACCCTGCAACCCAGGGTTTTCCATAACAGTGGATCATGCAAA ATGGCGTGTCATCCAGGCCCACTGGGAGAAACTGAGGAAGATGGAGCCTTTGCTGCATGAGGAACAGACACTTCTATGCAAGCAGCCTCATATG GCATTTGTGGACTATGTGGACAAGCTGGAGGAGATCCTGGATCGCAACTCTCAGTGTCTGCGCAGCATGAGAACCAAGCTTCGCTTATATCGTATGACCAGCTCCTTTTCTGAGCTTGAGAACAAACAAGGGGCACACAATAGTTAA